One Lycium barbarum isolate Lr01 chromosome 5, ASM1917538v2, whole genome shotgun sequence genomic window carries:
- the LOC132639477 gene encoding uncharacterized protein LOC132639477, whose amino-acid sequence MTNTGSSDDERRARQEAEIRGRNDFTLQAMHQQFERWTLQFQEIKDAIAEQNETIAELRRGGQHVVQPQNNPRPQNRRNMPHGPIVNQENPIDDFVDDLDVNLDRVGRDRRGQRGRVEDDNINSIKMKMPTFKGTRDPDLYLDWERKVEAIFDCHNYSEAKKVKLAVVEFSDYASIWWKRLTRDRQQDGEPPIATWAEMKRVMKKRFVPSHFQRDLQMRLRRLEQGTMTVDEYFKAMDMAMIQANCVEDEEATMARFLNGLNKEIADVVEIQQYVTLDELVDMAVKLEKQIKRKQQASSWRSQPNTNSKKPWPKQDVTSRPQEGKGKAKVDEKEGGKTFNPKSPKPSSSIQCYKCHGRGHMMHECPNRRNILMKEDGEYESEKSEVEEEEGGVSEDDVELPNSGFVGVARKILDGENESKKSEKDEEEGGVSEDDVELPFNELQ is encoded by the coding sequence ATGACTAATACAGGTAGTAGTGATGATGAAAGGAGGGCTCGCCAAGAAGCCGAGAtccgaggaagaaatgacttcACTCTACAAGCTATGCACCAACAATTCGAAAGATGGACCTTGCAATTTCAAGAGATCAAGGATGCCATTGCTGAACAAAATGAGACAATAGCTGAACTTAGGAGGGGAGGTCAACATGTTGTACAACCACAAAATAATCCTAGGCctcaaaatagaagaaatatGCCCCATGGCCCCATTGTAAATCAAGAAAACCCTATAGATGattttgttgatgatcttgatgtAAATCTAGATAGGGTAGGGAGAGATAGGAGGGGACAACGAGGAAGAGTGGAAGATGATAACATCAATAGCATAAAGATGAAGATGCCAACTTTCAAGGGCACAAGAGATCCAGACTTGTACCTTGATTGGGAGCGGAAAGTTGAAGCCATTTTTGATTGTCACAACTATTCTGAAGCTAAGAAGGTAAAACTTGCCGTTGTTGAATTTTCTGACTATGCTTCTATTTGGTGGAAAAGGCTTACAAGGGATAGACAACAAGATGGAGAACCACCCATTGCTACTTGGGCTGAGATGAAGAGAGTCATGAAGAAGAGGTTCGTGCCTTCCCACTTTCAAAGAGACCTACAAATGCGTCTTCGAAGATTGGAGCAGGGAACCATGACTGTTGATGAATACTTCAAAGCTATGGATATGGCTATGATCCAAGCTAATTGTGTAGAAGATGAAGAGGCCACTATGGCTAGATTTCTTAATGGTTTAAATAAAGAAATAGCTGATGTAGTAGAGATACAACAATATGTAACTTTAGATGAGTTAGTGGACATGGCTGTAAAATTAGAAaagcaaattaaaagaaagcagcAAGCTAGCTCATGGAGGAGTCAGCCAAACACCAATTCAaagaagccatggccgaaacaaGATGTGACTTCTAGGCCTCAAGAAGGCAAGGGGAAGGCCAAAGTAGATGAAAAGGAGGGAGGTAAAACTTTTAATCCTAAATCACCAAAACCTTCTAGTTCTATTCAATGTTACAAATGTCATGGAAGAGGGCATATGATGCATGAATGTccaaatagaagaaatattctcatgaaagaagatggagagtatgagagtgaaaaaagtgaggtagaggaagaagagggaggtgTGAGTGAAGATGATGTAGAGTTGCCTAATAGTGGTTTTGTTGGGGTAGCTAGGAAGATTCTTGATGGAGAAAATGAGAGTAAAAAAAGTGAGAAAGACGAAGAAGAGGGAGGTGTGAGTGAAGATGATGTAGAACTTCCTTTTAATGAGTTGCAGTAG